The following proteins are co-located in the Dyadobacter chenwenxiniae genome:
- a CDS encoding beta-galactosidase has protein sequence MKVAINIAVSTGDDVTNGISDRYGVDTGDGWKKEDRVMVANYDGQEAVFQKQGGPIRPNINLQFVMTSLAAQSTRDRITAFTQKVIQRYKYVQDQNNLLYVSLIYSRQGEGEFEMGSTKYHYEQPLDMGAALTDYSQPMTNAYRNWLKGKYGHIEYLNSAWGTNHASFNSVGPKRPSNTTFTGPDGTDWFAFRTLVLKEANNLFKNTVKGIDPNIKVLAHHGSVYDKLSRSRGTLAFNEIGADLDGVKINDDIFYDHRFAIDLLRSNLPGKIYVNEAAYVTGTQSIVNLTTESYTHGAQIVTLFYFENLLKNPEAVNTLKSLTSQWVKDKTVTTPTATSSDNFTLSSMIDNDGCYTQRDSYANDCEAYKKWRSTFDNGGGKPVSFVMQNNVVQPGCSYKDLSLASNGQQSASIIPDGKYFHLTGSGCKLIGTVKGNGLTNGNDKFTATVTVDPQVTVHGDQPLVQRHFKLVPGGTNPGNANVTLYVSQDELNAFNAVSSESLPKNSSDNASKANLRILQWRGDMTAGNPDVTIDPNDNDIQWDATLNLWRIRFDVNGFSTFYISAHNAGQLPVTLVNFSGKKQENAVSLDWQTSEETNSDHFEIQHGVDGKQWTKIGEVAAFSEGKVLKTYNFIHPHPLSGENLYRLKMVDQDNTFAYSKIISAGFETLDRVTLYPNPVTAGIISLQYTGTAPKITLNDITGRNVPVMTEQDGPDKLTVRAKAKLTPGLYVLNVGYGATQVRHKVVVN, from the coding sequence ATGAAAGTCGCAATCAATATTGCTGTCAGCACAGGGGATGACGTCACCAACGGGATTTCTGACCGTTACGGGGTTGACACCGGTGATGGCTGGAAAAAGGAAGACCGCGTAATGGTGGCCAACTACGATGGTCAGGAAGCTGTTTTTCAAAAACAAGGCGGCCCTATCCGGCCCAACATCAACCTCCAGTTTGTAATGACCTCGCTGGCTGCGCAATCTACGCGTGACCGGATCACGGCATTTACACAAAAGGTGATTCAGCGCTATAAGTATGTGCAGGATCAAAATAACCTGCTGTACGTGAGCTTGATATATTCTCGCCAGGGCGAGGGTGAATTCGAAATGGGCTCTACAAAATACCATTATGAGCAGCCGTTGGACATGGGCGCCGCATTAACTGACTACTCGCAGCCCATGACCAATGCTTACAGAAACTGGCTCAAAGGCAAGTATGGACATATTGAATATCTGAACTCAGCATGGGGCACCAATCACGCATCGTTTAACAGTGTAGGCCCTAAAAGACCTTCAAACACTACATTTACCGGCCCGGACGGAACGGATTGGTTTGCATTCCGGACGCTGGTCTTGAAGGAAGCCAATAACCTTTTCAAAAACACGGTTAAAGGCATTGATCCCAATATCAAAGTGCTGGCACACCACGGGTCCGTTTACGATAAGCTTTCCCGGTCACGCGGTACGCTCGCATTCAATGAAATCGGTGCGGACCTGGATGGGGTAAAAATCAATGATGACATATTTTATGATCACCGTTTTGCCATTGACCTGTTGCGGTCCAATCTGCCCGGCAAAATCTATGTAAATGAAGCTGCTTACGTTACAGGCACACAGTCGATCGTCAACCTGACAACAGAAAGCTATACGCACGGAGCCCAGATCGTGACCCTGTTTTATTTCGAAAATTTGCTGAAAAACCCGGAAGCGGTGAATACGCTGAAATCGCTGACCTCGCAGTGGGTGAAAGACAAAACCGTTACCACGCCGACCGCGACCAGTTCCGATAACTTTACACTTTCCAGCATGATCGATAACGACGGTTGCTACACCCAGCGCGACAGCTACGCGAACGACTGCGAAGCTTACAAGAAATGGAGAAGCACATTTGATAACGGAGGAGGCAAGCCTGTCAGCTTTGTAATGCAGAACAATGTGGTTCAGCCGGGCTGTTCGTACAAAGATTTGTCACTGGCTTCAAATGGCCAGCAATCAGCCTCCATCATTCCAGACGGTAAATACTTTCATTTAACCGGTTCCGGTTGTAAGCTGATCGGAACGGTGAAGGGTAATGGGTTAACCAATGGAAATGATAAATTTACGGCCACCGTGACCGTGGACCCGCAGGTGACCGTTCACGGCGACCAGCCGCTTGTACAGCGTCACTTCAAGCTGGTTCCGGGTGGTACGAATCCGGGCAACGCTAATGTTACCTTATATGTGAGCCAGGACGAGCTTAACGCATTCAATGCAGTAAGTTCGGAGTCATTGCCCAAAAACAGCTCAGATAATGCCAGCAAGGCTAATCTTCGCATTCTGCAGTGGCGCGGCGATATGACCGCCGGGAACCCGGACGTGACCATTGACCCGAACGACAATGACATTCAATGGGATGCAACCTTGAATTTATGGAGGATCCGGTTTGATGTGAATGGATTTTCAACATTCTATATTTCTGCGCACAATGCGGGGCAGCTGCCGGTAACATTGGTAAATTTCAGCGGCAAGAAACAGGAAAATGCGGTGTCGCTCGACTGGCAGACCTCCGAAGAAACGAACAGCGACCATTTTGAAATACAACATGGCGTTGACGGAAAACAGTGGACAAAAATAGGAGAGGTGGCCGCTTTCTCGGAAGGTAAGGTTTTAAAAACCTACAACTTTATCCACCCACATCCATTATCCGGTGAAAACCTCTACCGCCTGAAAATGGTGGATCAGGATAACACATTTGCTTATTCAAAAATCATTTCCGCCGGATTTGAAACATTGGATAGGGTTACATTGTATCCAAATCCGGTAACCGCAGGCATTATCTCATTGCAATACACCGGCACAGCACCAAAAATCACGCTTAACGACATTACAGGAAGGAATGTACCCGTAATGACTGAACAGGACGGGCCGGACAAGCTGACAGTAAGAGCAAAAGCAAAACTTACGCCCGGTTTATACGTTCTTAATGTCGGCTACGGCGCTACGCAGGTCAGGCACAAAGTTGTTGTGAATTAA
- a CDS encoding ThuA domain-containing protein, whose product MHVSKRCFSIALLFGVFLLVNASFAQSSKKDKKPLVVFVTGDHEYSGEETLPLIAAELEKNYGMRTIVLKAYPGPNSENDIPGLEALKDADLAVFYLRWRQLPKEQLAHIDAYLKTKKPLMGFRTTTHAFNYPKGSENEKWNAFGEFALNSPPGWGGAAKHTHYGHTSSTDVTAIPNQAKNPILTGVTTPFHARSWLYRVLPDYPTKGSTLLLMGKAVDPEHEAIENPVAWTGTNSFGAKIFMTTLGHPDDFKIESFQRLVVNAIHWELGLKIPKWKGKMDINVQYREAK is encoded by the coding sequence ATGCATGTAAGTAAGCGTTGTTTTTCCATCGCATTGTTATTTGGCGTTTTCCTGCTTGTGAACGCAAGTTTTGCCCAATCCAGTAAAAAAGACAAGAAACCGCTCGTCGTGTTTGTAACGGGTGACCACGAGTATAGCGGAGAGGAAACACTGCCGCTCATCGCCGCCGAGCTGGAAAAAAATTATGGCATGAGAACCATTGTCCTGAAAGCCTATCCCGGCCCTAACAGCGAAAACGACATTCCCGGTCTCGAAGCGTTGAAGGACGCGGACCTTGCCGTTTTCTATCTTCGCTGGCGACAACTTCCTAAGGAACAGCTCGCGCATATTGATGCTTATCTCAAAACCAAAAAGCCGTTAATGGGCTTCCGCACAACCACTCACGCATTCAATTATCCCAAAGGAAGTGAAAATGAAAAATGGAATGCATTCGGTGAATTTGCGCTGAATTCGCCTCCGGGCTGGGGCGGCGCAGCGAAGCATACGCATTACGGGCATACAAGCAGCACAGACGTTACTGCGATTCCGAACCAAGCCAAAAACCCGATCCTGACAGGTGTTACCACGCCATTTCATGCCAGATCGTGGCTTTACAGAGTCCTTCCGGATTATCCAACCAAAGGTTCTACATTATTATTAATGGGCAAAGCGGTCGATCCGGAGCATGAAGCGATCGAAAATCCGGTTGCCTGGACAGGGACGAATTCGTTTGGTGCTAAAATCTTCATGACCACTTTAGGCCATCCGGACGATTTTAAAATCGAATCATTTCAGAGGTTGGTTGTCAACGCTATACATTGGGAGTTGGGTTTAAAAATCCCAAAATGGAAGGGCAAAATGGACATTAATGTTCAGTATCGAGAAGCGAAATAA
- a CDS encoding vanadium-dependent haloperoxidase: MIRIFLILMLLVSEVAVGQKTKTELRTHLQPAVFSITMVMIHDVVNPPAASRFYTHCLMGAYEIVAQHNKQIVSPTKFIPSIPPLAITGAPGYNYQIAALYCILETGRLILPSGYMLEEDQKKLIIALLREGHSQKSIDDAMAVAQEVAKKIVTNANTDGYLKLSTRLRYRPKKGDGYWYPTPPGYMEGIEPHWKTIRPIMIDSCNQFLPKPPVEFSKDSTSEFYRLSKEVYHVGRNLTEKERFIASYWDCNPFAINTSGHMSIGFKKISPGGHWMNITSIATTKAGLDLDKGIMIHALAAATLMDSFISCWDEKYRSSRVRPETVITRYIDQKWQPLLQTPPFPEYTSGHSVISTAVSETLTYLLGDNFAFRDDTEVIFDLPTRDFKSFRQAAEEAAISRLYGGIHYRDAIENGQSQGKAIGNFIVEKLKTNGIKPAI; encoded by the coding sequence GTGATCCGTATATTTTTAATTCTGATGTTGCTGGTGAGCGAGGTCGCGGTGGGACAAAAAACGAAGACAGAGCTGCGGACCCATTTGCAGCCAGCCGTTTTCTCAATCACCATGGTCATGATCCACGACGTGGTGAACCCGCCGGCGGCAAGCCGTTTTTACACACATTGCCTCATGGGCGCCTACGAAATCGTGGCACAGCATAACAAGCAAATCGTTTCTCCAACCAAGTTCATACCAAGCATTCCGCCCCTTGCGATTACCGGCGCGCCGGGCTATAATTACCAAATTGCGGCGCTGTATTGCATTTTGGAAACGGGGCGCCTCATCCTTCCATCGGGTTATATGCTGGAAGAGGACCAGAAAAAGCTGATCATTGCATTGTTACGGGAAGGGCATTCGCAAAAAAGCATTGACGACGCAATGGCTGTCGCCCAGGAAGTTGCGAAGAAAATTGTGACCAATGCCAACACCGATGGTTACCTGAAATTGAGCACCAGACTGCGTTACCGCCCCAAAAAAGGCGACGGTTACTGGTATCCGACGCCCCCCGGGTATATGGAGGGCATCGAGCCGCACTGGAAAACGATCCGGCCGATTATGATCGATTCCTGCAATCAGTTTTTGCCCAAACCACCAGTGGAATTCAGCAAAGACAGCACCAGCGAATTTTATAGGCTTTCAAAAGAAGTCTACCATGTTGGCAGGAATTTGACAGAAAAAGAGCGGTTTATCGCTTCTTACTGGGATTGTAACCCGTTCGCAATCAATACATCCGGGCATATGTCCATCGGCTTTAAAAAAATAAGTCCGGGTGGACATTGGATGAACATTACGAGCATTGCCACCACAAAAGCAGGGCTGGACTTGGATAAGGGCATTATGATACACGCCCTGGCCGCCGCAACGCTGATGGACTCTTTCATCAGTTGCTGGGACGAAAAATACCGCAGCAGCCGCGTCAGGCCCGAGACAGTCATCACGCGTTACATCGATCAAAAATGGCAACCGCTGTTGCAAACACCACCTTTTCCCGAATACACCAGCGGACATAGCGTCATTTCCACAGCGGTTTCCGAAACATTAACCTATCTTTTGGGTGATAATTTTGCTTTCCGCGATGATACGGAAGTGATTTTTGATTTGCCGACGCGCGATTTCAAATCGTTCAGGCAGGCGGCGGAGGAAGCTGCGATTTCCAGGTTGTACGGCGGCATACATTATCGAGATGCTATCGAAAACGGCCAGAGTCAGGGAAAGGCGATCGGTAATTTTATTGTTGAGAAATTGAAAACAAACGGCATAAAACCAGCCATTTAA
- a CDS encoding outer membrane beta-barrel protein — protein MKNITIILLLLTCLTSMRLHAQETAKTELSAADSRWKFGVNGGYGKRVFRSGRKISAERDRYIKDLKSGISYGGDVAYFPWKKVGFGMKYDRYQSKASQGNELTEDVTIQFLGGQIIHRAISKNPRNAILTSLLLGYQPYRNHTRADDNQFTFNGKTMGWGVSVGFEHRFSQKFALNLTGAAMMGAVYRMQRKTEFNTETLHLSKDDSVDLSRFSFSVGFSFIK, from the coding sequence ATGAAGAACATAACGATCATTTTGCTGCTGCTCACTTGCCTCACAAGCATGCGCTTGCACGCACAGGAAACCGCTAAAACGGAGTTGTCTGCCGCCGATTCCAGGTGGAAGTTTGGCGTCAATGGAGGTTATGGAAAGCGGGTTTTCAGGTCGGGGCGAAAAATCAGCGCGGAGAGGGATCGTTATATTAAAGATCTCAAATCGGGCATTTCCTATGGAGGCGATGTCGCTTACTTTCCCTGGAAAAAGGTTGGTTTTGGGATGAAGTATGATCGCTATCAGAGCAAAGCCAGTCAGGGAAATGAGCTGACGGAAGATGTCACAATTCAGTTTTTGGGAGGACAAATCATTCACAGGGCGATCTCAAAAAATCCCAGGAACGCCATTTTAACTTCACTTTTACTGGGATATCAGCCTTACCGCAACCATACGCGGGCAGACGATAATCAATTCACATTCAATGGCAAAACAATGGGCTGGGGCGTCAGCGTGGGTTTTGAACATCGTTTTAGCCAGAAATTCGCGCTTAACCTCACCGGTGCCGCCATGATGGGCGCCGTTTACCGCATGCAACGGAAAACGGAATTCAACACCGAAACGCTTCATCTATCCAAGGACGACAGCGTGGACCTCTCGCGATTCTCCTTTTCTGTTGGGTTTAGCTTTATTAAATAG
- a CDS encoding PVC-type heme-binding CxxCH protein, whose product MSKPRKTSIHISLVVFGLIIIAFSAFKFNQSASIPIKKGSRIVLLGNNLGSRMMNYDNFETELQVRYPEDMLYIRNMCDGGDTPGFRPHASRNSPWAFPGAEKFQTELANPSQSEGHFDTPDQWLTRLKTDVIIAFFGYNESFQGKEGLENYKAELDAFIKHTLSQKYNGATAPQLAIVSPIAFEDLSAKFDLPNGKKENENLALYTKGMREIAEKNNVLFVDAFTPSKQWYAESKDDLTIDGSQFNEAGYKKLGLLLADQVFGKASPKAEANRKLVKDAVDEKNWMWHNDYKIPNGVHVYGRRYNPFGPDNYPAEIEKIREMTDIRDKAIWLAASKGQKTDLAAADKNTKPLPPVKTNFNPEKNGSLEYLYGKDALAKLKVPEGYKIELFASEEEFLDLAKPMQMSFDNKGRLWIATMPSYPHYKPGDSKPNDKIIILEDTNGDGKADKQTVFADGLHLPLGFEIAPEGVYVSQGTNLKFFADTNGDDKADKSEILLSGFDDHDTHHNSHAFTVDPSGAIYSGEGVFLHTNVETSYGPVRATNGGFYRYAPQLKKLERTAQLSIPNPWGIAFDDWGQPFFAETSSPDVRWMMPGSILPRYGEASHKSVQLIEEKHRVRPTSGLEFVSSRHFPDELQGDFLINNTIGFLGTKEHTLKDDGTGYKSTHRTDLIVSEDRNFRPVDMEFAPDGSLYLIDWHNILIGHMQHNARDPLRDHSHGRVYRVTYPSRPLVKPAKVADASIDELLENLKLPEYRTRYRTRRELRGRDASQVLPKITAWTAALDKKDPRYEHHLLEALWVSWGLDKVDQKLLKQVLKAKDYHARAAAVQVVRYTGHQVPDQAELLMQAARDENSRVRLVAIVAASWIEKEKGLAVLAEAKKLPLDDWTIHAYEGALAHLNGQNMKKEKQEVTQSELKGKALELYTLGKTIYAKEGYCATCHQPDGKGLTASGFPPLTGTKWVLGNDERLIKLALKGLLGPIEVNGQKYPGQVPMTPFAGLLNDEEMAAVLTYVRNSFGNKGAAIMPDKVKQVRAATESKKDFYSPEQLLKEHPLEKM is encoded by the coding sequence ATGTCTAAACCCAGAAAAACCAGTATACACATATCGCTTGTAGTATTCGGACTGATCATTATCGCCTTCAGTGCTTTTAAATTCAATCAATCTGCATCCATCCCCATCAAGAAAGGCTCCCGCATTGTTTTGCTGGGAAACAATCTGGGTTCCAGAATGATGAACTACGACAATTTTGAGACGGAATTGCAGGTTCGCTATCCCGAGGACATGCTCTATATCCGTAATATGTGCGACGGGGGCGACACGCCGGGTTTCCGGCCGCACGCAAGCCGCAATTCACCCTGGGCGTTTCCGGGAGCAGAAAAATTCCAGACTGAGCTGGCCAACCCATCGCAAAGTGAAGGGCATTTCGACACGCCGGACCAGTGGCTAACGCGTTTGAAAACAGACGTTATCATTGCTTTTTTTGGTTACAATGAGTCATTTCAAGGAAAAGAGGGTCTTGAAAACTACAAAGCGGAACTCGATGCATTTATCAAACATACATTGAGCCAGAAATATAATGGTGCCACTGCGCCGCAACTGGCCATTGTTTCGCCGATTGCGTTCGAGGACCTTTCGGCCAAATTCGACCTTCCTAATGGCAAAAAGGAAAACGAAAACCTTGCGCTTTACACAAAGGGAATGAGAGAGATTGCGGAGAAAAACAATGTGCTTTTTGTTGACGCATTCACGCCTTCAAAACAATGGTATGCCGAAAGCAAAGACGATCTGACCATTGATGGGTCACAGTTCAATGAGGCTGGCTACAAAAAACTGGGTTTGTTGCTTGCTGATCAGGTTTTTGGCAAAGCATCGCCAAAAGCGGAAGCGAACCGGAAGTTGGTTAAGGATGCGGTGGATGAGAAAAACTGGATGTGGCACAACGATTATAAAATTCCAAACGGTGTGCACGTTTATGGCCGTCGTTATAATCCTTTCGGACCGGATAATTATCCTGCCGAGATCGAAAAAATCAGGGAGATGACCGACATTCGGGACAAGGCGATCTGGCTGGCTGCATCGAAAGGCCAGAAAACGGACCTTGCCGCTGCCGACAAAAACACCAAACCACTGCCTCCCGTTAAAACCAACTTCAATCCTGAAAAGAACGGAAGTCTCGAATATTTGTATGGGAAAGACGCGCTAGCCAAGCTGAAAGTGCCGGAAGGCTATAAAATTGAGCTTTTTGCATCCGAAGAGGAATTTCTTGATCTGGCAAAACCAATGCAAATGTCCTTCGACAACAAAGGCCGCCTTTGGATCGCGACGATGCCAAGTTATCCGCACTACAAGCCCGGGGACAGCAAGCCAAATGATAAGATTATTATCCTGGAAGATACCAATGGTGACGGAAAAGCAGATAAGCAAACTGTTTTTGCAGACGGACTGCATTTGCCGCTTGGCTTTGAAATTGCCCCAGAAGGCGTTTATGTTTCGCAAGGAACAAACCTGAAATTTTTCGCAGACACCAACGGCGATGATAAAGCAGATAAAAGTGAGATCCTGCTGAGCGGTTTCGACGATCATGACACGCACCACAACAGCCACGCATTTACGGTGGACCCATCGGGTGCGATTTATTCGGGTGAAGGGGTGTTTTTGCATACCAATGTGGAGACTTCTTATGGCCCGGTTCGCGCTACGAATGGTGGTTTTTACAGATACGCACCGCAACTTAAAAAGTTGGAGCGCACTGCACAGCTTTCTATCCCTAATCCTTGGGGAATTGCATTTGACGACTGGGGACAGCCATTTTTTGCCGAAACTTCCAGTCCCGATGTGCGCTGGATGATGCCGGGCTCCATCTTGCCACGCTATGGAGAAGCCAGCCATAAATCGGTCCAGCTCATCGAAGAAAAGCATCGGGTAAGGCCGACTTCGGGACTCGAATTCGTTTCGAGCCGCCATTTTCCGGATGAATTGCAGGGTGATTTTTTAATCAATAATACCATTGGTTTCCTCGGAACCAAGGAACACACATTGAAAGATGACGGCACCGGCTACAAAAGCACGCACCGTACGGACCTCATCGTGAGCGAAGACCGTAACTTCCGTCCGGTAGACATGGAGTTTGCGCCGGATGGCTCGCTTTACCTGATCGACTGGCATAACATCCTTATCGGGCACATGCAGCACAACGCCCGTGATCCCTTGCGAGATCATTCGCACGGCCGCGTTTACCGCGTAACATATCCTTCGAGACCCTTGGTTAAACCGGCCAAGGTTGCGGATGCCAGCATTGATGAACTGCTTGAAAACCTGAAATTACCGGAATATCGCACGCGTTATCGTACGAGGCGTGAATTACGCGGACGTGATGCATCACAGGTTTTGCCTAAAATAACTGCTTGGACTGCTGCATTGGATAAGAAAGATCCGCGGTACGAACATCATTTGCTGGAAGCTTTGTGGGTGAGCTGGGGGCTGGATAAGGTAGATCAAAAGCTGTTGAAGCAGGTTTTGAAAGCAAAAGATTATCATGCACGCGCCGCAGCGGTACAAGTCGTGCGTTATACAGGCCACCAGGTGCCGGACCAGGCTGAGTTGCTGATGCAGGCTGCGCGCGATGAAAATAGCCGTGTAAGGCTTGTTGCTATCGTCGCAGCTTCGTGGATTGAAAAGGAAAAAGGCCTTGCGGTACTCGCCGAGGCGAAAAAATTGCCTTTGGACGATTGGACGATTCACGCTTACGAAGGAGCCCTGGCGCATCTTAACGGGCAAAATATGAAGAAGGAAAAGCAGGAAGTGACGCAATCGGAGCTGAAAGGTAAAGCACTTGAACTTTATACTTTGGGGAAAACCATTTATGCCAAAGAAGGTTATTGTGCAACGTGCCATCAGCCCGATGGAAAGGGACTTACAGCCTCCGGCTTTCCTCCGCTTACCGGCACAAAATGGGTGCTGGGCAATGATGAAAGGCTAATTAAGCTGGCTTTGAAAGGTTTATTAGGGCCCATCGAGGTTAATGGCCAGAAATATCCGGGGCAAGTGCCGATGACGCCGTTTGCCGGATTGCTTAACGATGAGGAAATGGCGGCAGTTTTAACGTATGTCCGTAATTCGTTTGGGAATAAGGGTGCGGCGATTATGCCGGACAAAGTCAAACAGGTCCGGGCGGCTACTGAGAGCAAGAAGGACTTCTATTCGCCGGAACAATTGCTGAAAGAACACCCGCTGGAAAAGATGTAA